The Anguilla anguilla isolate fAngAng1 chromosome 4, fAngAng1.pri, whole genome shotgun sequence genome has a window encoding:
- the LOC118225145 gene encoding 5-hydroxytryptamine receptor 3A-like, protein MKQDHQLLMAVEGSSIPQPDAKSLLTGINNILVSKEIRPVVSLNSPTTVSTSFVLYGILDVEWYIENFSWDSAQCGTERISLPREKLWVPDILINEFMDEDRSPNAPFIYLLNDGHVIDTRPVRVVSSCNLDIYTFPFDVQNCSLTFNSFMLMAADLQLKLGAEAKETLEMSRMALETVGEWELIDITADDTIDEISYELFDEVIYYIILRRRPTMYVVNLLVPSCFLITVDLFSFLLPPQTVDRSSFKMTLILGYTVFLLIMNDLLPITGNRIPLINVFFSICLALMVCSLLETVLITNILCNSSQYPSVPRWIRVIVLQYLARLVCLDHSVMLTSVFLLFPAASVENMEAKPGPNVTAEPQSDDLVLGQLKRLGQDVLAIRQQVEKHLADNETAEDWIQIGNVIDRLLFYLYIFFIIVSFITISVIWIKWYSL, encoded by the exons ATGAAACAGGACCATCAGCTTTTGATGGCTGTGGAAGGTTCATCTATTCCTCAG CCAGATGCAAAGTCCCTTCTTACTGGCATCAATAACATCCTGGTCAGTAAGGAGATTCGGCCAGTCGTCAGCCTGAATTCGCCCACCACCGTCAGCACTTCCTTCGTACTCTATGGAATTCTGGATGTG GAATGGTACATTGAGAACTTCAGCTGGGATTCTGCACAGTGTGGAACAGAAAGAATTTCTTTGCCCAGAGAAAAATTATGGGTCCCAGATATTCTGATCAACGAGTT TATGGACGAAGATCGATCTCCAAACGCTCCTTTCATATACCTGCTAAATGATGGTCATGTGATCGACACGCGCCCTGTCAGAGTGGTCAGCTCCTGCAACCTGGACATCTACACCTTCCCCTTTGATGTGCAGAACTGCTCTCTCACCTTTAACTCCTTCATGCTCATGG CTGCTGATCTTCAGTTGAAACTGGGAGCAGAAGCTAAGGAAACCCTGGAAATGTCCAGGATGGCTCTGGAGACGGTGGGGGAGTGGGAACTGATCGACATCACAGCTGACGACACCATCGATGAAATCTCTTATGAATTATTTGACGAGGTCATCTACTAT ATCATTCTCAGGCGAAGGCCAACAATGTACGTGGTGAACCTGCTGGTGCCCAGCTGCTTCCTCATCACAGTGGACCTCTTCAGcttcctcctgcccccccagaCTGTGGACCGCTCCTCCTTCAAGATGACCCTCATCCTGGGCTACACCGTCTTCCTGCTCATCATGAACGACTTGCTGCCCATCACCGGCAACAGAATCCCCTTAATAA aTGTGTTCTTCTCTATCTGCCTGGCTCTGATGGTGTGTAGTCTCCTGGAGACAGTTCTGATCACCAACATACTGTGCAATTCTAGTCAGTACCCCTCGGTCCCTCGATGGATCCGCGTGATAGTCCTGCAGTACCTGGCCCGACTCGTCTGTCT TGATCACTCAGTAATGCTAACTAGTGTTTTCCTCCTGTTCCCTGCTGCCTCAGTAGAGAATATGGAGGCAAAGCCTGGCCCCAATGTTACAGCAGAGCCTCAGTCCGATGATCTCGTCCTGGGACAACTGAAAAGGCTTGGCCAGGACGTCCTGGCAATCCGTCAGCAAGTGGAGAAACATCTTGCAGATAATGAAACGGCTGAGGACTGGATCCAGATTGGAAACGTCATCGATCGACTTCTGTTCtacctttacattttttttatcattgtcaGTTTCATCACCATTTCCGTGATCTGGATAAAGTGGTACAGCCTGTAG